AAAGGAGACTTCGATATCGTTATCGACACACTCAACACGATTACGGGAAGCTCGGTGATCGAGTTCTTGAGCAGTTTTATTAGTGGAGAGACAGTCAACTATGGAAAATGGTCGAGCAAAGAGTACGACAATCTCGTGCAGCAGGTGATCCTTACCCAGGACCGCGCAAAGAGGGTTGCGCTTTCCCGGAAGGCGCAGACGGTCTTTTTCGATGCGATGCCGTTCATCAACTTTTGCGGCTCATCGTATGGAACGGCCTGGCGTCCCGATCTCATGACGGGATGGCCCCCGAAAAAGGGGGTTGTCATACAGCCCGTGGCCACGAACTGGAACAGTATCGACCGTATATGGTTTACCGGAACGGCCACGAGATGGGCCAAATCGAAATAGAAAAGAGGAACTTCCTTTAAGAGGCATGACCGTGGCCATAGCAAAAGAAACGATCCTCAGTGTGAAGAATCTACGCACTCATTTTCTCAGGCGTTATCGGCCGCCTGTTAAGGCCGTGGACGGCTTGAGTTATACAGTAAGAAAGGGAGAAATGGTTGCCATCGTCGGAGAATCGGGATGCGGCAAGACCATGGGGGCCCTCTCCCTTGTGCGCCTCAATCCGCCTACGAGCAAGGTAGTAGGCGGAGAGGTGATATGGCAGGGCCAGGACCTTTTGAAGTTTTCGGAGTCCGGGATGCGCCGGGTAAGAGGGAGGG
Above is a genomic segment from Syntrophorhabdaceae bacterium containing:
- a CDS encoding ABC transporter substrate-binding protein, with the protein product FYLKEALSKQEVAKALGIDKPLDKRVAEAKKLLKDAGVPNGFTLECITRSDEKFRVNVALYTADMWKKYLNIDMKVTPLDQALFFTRRDKGDFDIVIDTLNTITGSSVIEFLSSFISGETVNYGKWSSKEYDNLVQQVILTQDRAKRVALSRKAQTVFFDAMPFINFCGSSYGTAWRPDLMTGWPPKKGVVIQPVATNWNSIDRIWFTGTATRWAKSK